In a genomic window of Quercus lobata isolate SW786 chromosome 4, ValleyOak3.0 Primary Assembly, whole genome shotgun sequence:
- the LOC115987511 gene encoding probable WRKY transcription factor 53, with the protein MAMEWEQKTLISELNQGKELAKQLMNHLNPSSSHETCEFLIEKILSSYEKALSMINWGACVEEPKSTINNLESPSSFAITSPRSEGYDQDSKHKDVYKKRKTLPRWTEQVKVCSGTGLEGPLDDGYSWRKYGQKDILGANFPRGYYRCTHRHSQGCLATKQVQRCDEDPTIFEVTYRGRHTCSQASHLNVASASVKENKRKFQPQQQSQEIVFNYGGGLKSEDMETREDDIFPSFSFPSTPIGSDNADNNIFSESIMLENNFMGSFSPTFISPATSESNLFSLSPCHINSYRLGHNVQTSESDLTDIISAPTSVTNSPIGNLDFSLDKVDIDPNFPFDNPEFFS; encoded by the exons ATGGCCATGGAATGGGAGCAAAAGACTCTGATCAGTGAACTGAATCAAGGGAAAGAGCTAGCAAAGCAGCTTATGAATCATCTTAACCCTTCTTCGTCGCATGAAACTTGTGAATTCTTAATTGAGAAGATACTTTCTTCTTATGAAAAAGCACTTTCAATGATAAATTGGGGTGCTTGTGTAGAAGAGCCCAAATCCACCATCAACAATCTTGAATCGCCTAGTTCTTTTGCCATTACTAGCCCAAGAAGTGAAGGCTATGACCAAGACTCTAAGCACAAAGATGTCTacaagaaaag AAAGACATTGCCCCGATGGACAGAACAAGTGAAGGTTTGCTCCGGGACAGGGCTAGAAGGCCCTCTTGATGATGGTTATAGCTGGAGAAAATATGGGCAGAAAGACATCCTTGGAGCTAATTTTCCGAG GGGTTATTATAGATGCACTCATCGACATTCACAAGGCTGTTTAGCCACAAAGCAAGTTCAAAGATGTGATGAAGACCCCACTATTTTCGAAGTTACCTATCGAGGTCGTCACACTTGTAGCCAAGCATCTCATTTAAACGTGGCATCGGCATcagtaaaagaaaacaaaagaaagtttCAACCCCAACAACAGTCACAGGAAATAGTGTTCAATTATGGAGGTGGGCTTAAAAGTGAGGACATGGAAACTAGAGAGGATGACATATTTCCGtccttttctttcccttctACACCAATTGGATCAGACAATGCtgataataatattttctcGGAGTCCATAATGTTGGAGAACAATTTCATGGGGAGTTTTTCTCCAACTTTTATATCACCAGCAACATCTGAATCCAACCTGTTTTCACTGTCTCCATGCCACATAAACAGTTACAGACTAGGCCACAATGTGCAAACATCCGAATCTGATCTCACTGACATAATTTCTGCCCCGACTTCTGTCACCAATTCACCAATTGGGAACTTGGATTTTTCACTTGATAAGGTGGACATTGACCCAAATTTCCCATTTGACAACCCGGAATTCTTCTCCTAA